The following coding sequences lie in one Carassius carassius chromosome 1, fCarCar2.1, whole genome shotgun sequence genomic window:
- the LOC132143788 gene encoding gastrula zinc finger protein XlCGF49.1-like: MILNFRQAPPQEKLIEEDEENEEFSETKKNNHVKKRDLMKRRAKKSFICTQCEKSFSFKHHLVLHVRVHTGEKPYTCDQCGKSFTRSENLKDHMNIHTGEKPYKCSHCDKRFSRSADMNRHKVVHTGEKLHTCDKCGKSFALKQHFTAHVRVHTGEKPYRCLYCNKRFSQSGNLKTHKRIHTEEKPYHCTECGKSFNHSVSLHSHTKTNHSK; this comes from the exons atgattttaaacttcagacaagcgccCCCACAAGAAA agttgattgaagaagatgaagaaaatGAAGAATTCAGCGAAACCAAAAAGAATAATCATGTCAAAAAGAGAGATTTAATGAAAAGAAGAGCCAAGAAATCATTCATCTGCActcagtgtgaaaagagtttCTCATTCAAACATCATCTTGTGCTTCAcgtgagagttcacactggagagaaaccatacacttgtgatcaatgtgggaagagtttcacacgTTCAGAAAACCTTAAGgatcacatgaacatccacactggagagaaaccttacaagtgttcacactgtgacaagagattcagtcggtcagCAGACATGAACAGACACAAGGTAGTCCACACAGGAGAGAAACTGCACACATGTGAtaagtgcgggaagagttttgcactaaaacaacaCTTTACGGCACATgtgagagttcatactggagagaaaccgtacaggTGTTTATACTGtaacaagagattcagtcagtcggGAAACCTGAAGACACACAAGAGGATTCACACTGAAGAGAAACCGTATCACTGCACTgaatgtgggaagagtttcaatCATTCAGTTTCTTTACACAGTCATACAAAAACCAATCACAGTAAGTAG